In the genome of Ureibacillus sp. FSL W7-1570, the window TTGAAATCTTTACGGATGAAGCATTGAAATTAAACAGCGATCATCCTTTCAAAGGAAACATCGATATCGAAAAACTTATCGGCCTCATCCGGGAGGTCGGGGCTGAAAATGTCCCATTTGTCCGCATGGAAGCCGGTACAAACTTGATCGGTGGACAACCATTCTCTTTGGCCAATTTGCGGGAAGTGCGCAAAGTTTGTGATGAATACGGAATCAAATTGGTGCTTGATGCAAGCTTGCTGCAAGACAACTTGTACTTCATCAAACAGAGAGAAGATGAATGCAAGAATATGACAATCCGTGAAATCACACGGCAAATTTCCGACTTGTGCGATATTATCTACTTCTCTGCACGTAAACTCGGATTCGCCCGCGGTGGAGGCATCATTACAGATAGTGAAGAAGATATGCGTGCAATGCGTGAGTATGTGACATTATATGAAGGATTCTTAACATATGGCGGAATGAGTGTCCGTGAAATCGAAGCCATTGCCATCGGTTTGGAAGAAACAATGGACGAAGAAATGATCAACCAGGGACCGCTCTTCATCGAATACATGACGAATGAATTGCTTAAAAAGGGTGTGCCGGTTGTTACACCTCCTGGAGGTCTCGGCTGCCATATCAATGCAATGGAATTCCTGCCACATGTACCGCAACATGAGTATCCTGCGGGAGCATTGGCGGCTGCCATTTACATCGCAAGCGGAGTGCGGGGCATGGAACGGGGAACGATGTCGGAAGCCCGGGATGAAAACGGCGTAGAACAACTTGCCAATATGGAATTGGTTCGCCTTGCCGTTCCTCGACGAGTTTTCACATTGTCCCAAATTCAATATGTAGTCGACCGGGTTAGTTGGCTATATGAAAACCGGGACATCATCGAGGGCTTAAAATATGTGGACGAGCCAAAAGTATTAAGATTCTTCGTTGGAAAATTGGATGCGCTATCCGATTGGCCGGAACGCCTTGTCGAAAAATTCAGAGCGGATTTCGGCGACAGTTTATAATCCAAAAGATTAAGGACATTTCAAAGGCATCTCCTTTGGAATGTCCTTTTTTAATAAAGCGCTACGCTTCCTTCTTCTCTTTTGCCTTTTTCTTTTTGGCTGCAGGTTTCTTTTTCACTTTGTTCAATGATGCTTCGAGAGCGCTCATTAAATCTGTCATATCCGGCGGGATGGCCGGATTTTTCTCTGCGGCAGTCACCGTTTCTCCCGCTTTTTTCTTCTCGATCAATTCAAGAAGAGCTGTGCGGTATTCATCATGATATTTCTCCGGTTCGAATTTCACCGTCAATTGATCGATCAACATCAATGCCGTTTCCAATTCTTTTTCCACCACTTTTTCCGCACCGGGAATGTTTGGTACATCACTGGACTTTCTCACTTCATCCGGAAAATAAATGGTTTCCATCAACAAGGTATCTTCATATACTCTCACAACCGCCAACTGCTCTTTTGAACGGATCGTAATTTTCGCCACGCCTATTTTTCCTGATTCTTTCAAGGCTTGCCGGAGCAATGCGTAGGCTTTCATTCCTCCTGTATCCGGCGATAAAAAGTAGCTTCTTTGAAAATAAATCGGGTCAATCTCTTCCAGCTTCACAAATTCCAGAATCTCAACCGCTTTTTCTTCATTTTCTTTTCTTAATGCTTCCAAATCTTCCTCGTCCAGCACGACGAATTTATTCTTTGCATATTCAAAAGCTTTGACAATCTCCTCATTTTTTACTTCCCGGTCGCAAACGGGACACACCTTTTTATAATTGATCGGCGTATGGCATTCTTTATGGAGTTGCCTCAATTTCACATCTTTATCTTCTGTGGCCGCATGCAGCTTTACTGGTATGTTCACTAAACCGAAACTGATGCTGCCTTTCCACATCGTGTGCATAACGTCACCTACTTTTTTCTTATTATGCTTTATTGAAAAAGAACT includes:
- a CDS encoding tryptophanase, translated to MTVKFYSGEKIPLEMHKVRIIQKLNLLPVEERLKAMKEAGFNTFLLQNKDVFLDMLTDSGVNAMSDRQQAAMLEADDSYAGSASFTRLEKTIQEIFGKKYFLPAHQGRACENILSTTYVRPGTYVPMNYHFTTTHAHITKNGGKVVEIFTDEALKLNSDHPFKGNIDIEKLIGLIREVGAENVPFVRMEAGTNLIGGQPFSLANLREVRKVCDEYGIKLVLDASLLQDNLYFIKQREDECKNMTIREITRQISDLCDIIYFSARKLGFARGGGIITDSEEDMRAMREYVTLYEGFLTYGGMSVREIEAIAIGLEETMDEEMINQGPLFIEYMTNELLKKGVPVVTPPGGLGCHINAMEFLPHVPQHEYPAGALAAAIYIASGVRGMERGTMSEARDENGVEQLANMELVRLAVPRRVFTLSQIQYVVDRVSWLYENRDIIEGLKYVDEPKVLRFFVGKLDALSDWPERLVEKFRADFGDSL
- a CDS encoding Ku protein, whose translation is MHTMWKGSISFGLVNIPVKLHAATEDKDVKLRQLHKECHTPINYKKVCPVCDREVKNEEIVKAFEYAKNKFVVLDEEDLEALRKENEEKAVEILEFVKLEEIDPIYFQRSYFLSPDTGGMKAYALLRQALKESGKIGVAKITIRSKEQLAVVRVYEDTLLMETIYFPDEVRKSSDVPNIPGAEKVVEKELETALMLIDQLTVKFEPEKYHDEYRTALLELIEKKKAGETVTAAEKNPAIPPDMTDLMSALEASLNKVKKKPAAKKKKAKEKKEA